In one window of Bemisia tabaci chromosome 6, PGI_BMITA_v3 DNA:
- the opm gene encoding transmembrane emp24 domain-containing protein 1 — MLSGVAPYTHLLRLFCLICSHLVLCGGVDEPLDFKLTFFVEAGKEECFFQEFAVNQNIDLEYQVLEGGQGELDINFKLITPSGQVIHHDYKQEENSYTFSVKEAGIHQFCWDNSISMFNRKTVFFEIYHENWSGESLQLTPEEEYDLKADNIADMLHQIQTHLLKIRHIQELFRASEARDRNLAERNFSRINNWSLFQITVMLFVGVCQVILVKGFLDEKSKVNNLWKSLLRLK; from the exons ATGTTATCGGGAGTAGCCCCCTATACTCATTTGCTCAGgttattttgtcttatttgcTCTCATCTTGTGTTATGTGGAGGAGTAGATGAACCTCTCGATTTCAAGCTGACTTTTTTTGTTGAAGCCGGTAAAGAAGAGTGTTTCTTCCAAGAGTTTGCAGTGAATCAAAATATAGATCTTGAATACCAG GTTCTAGAGGGAGGTCAAGGTGAGCTAGATatcaattttaaattgataACACCCAGTGGTCAAGTAATCCATCATGACTATAAACAAGAAGAAAACAGTTATAC gttctCAGTGAAGGAGGCAGGCATCCATCAGTTCTGCTGggataattcaatcagcatgtTCAACAGGAAAacagttttctttgaaatttaccaTGAAAATTGGTCGGGCGAAAGTTTGCAGCTCACGCCGGAAGAAGAATACGACCTCAAGGCTGACAATATTGCA GATATGCTACATCAGATTCAGACCCATTTGCTCAAAATCCGCCATATTCAAGAATTATTCCGAGCATCGGAGGCTAGGGACAGAAATTTGGCTGAAAGGAATTTCTCACGCATCAACAACTGGTCCTTGTTCCAGATTACAGTCATGTTATTTGTTGGAGTGTGTCAG GTTATCCTAGTCAAAGGCTTTCTCGATGAAAAATCCAAAGTCAACAACCTCTGGAAATCGCTTTTGAGACTCAAATAA